The sequence below is a genomic window from Alkalidesulfovibrio alkalitolerans DSM 16529.
CAGCATGGCGTTGATCTGCTCCGGAGCTTCCAGGGTCTGGAAGTGGCCGCACAGCGCGGTCTGGGCGAAGTGCGCCTGCGGGATCAGGCGGCGCAGGGCCTGCGGGTCGGTGCGGTGCCTGTGCGCGCCGACGTAGAGAAACGGGCAGCGCACGGCGCGCGCGGCCTGCTCGTAATCGGAATCGCGGAAAAGCGCGAAGAGCGCCGTGGTCACGTGGCGCGGAGTCCTGGCCAGCCGCGCCATGATCTCGGCGCGGCGCGCGGGATCGTCCTCGGCTGCGAAGAGCGGCTCGAAGAATTCACGCGGGAAGGGAGCCTCGGGATCGCGGCCAAGCCGCGCCAGCAGCGGATCGAGCCACAACTCGAAGCCCGGCTGGGGAATCAGGGTGGAATCGAGCGCCACGACCCCGGCCACCATGTCCGGCCGCGAGGCCGCGAGCCGCACGGCCAGCGCGCCGCCCAGGCTGTGGCCCACTGCCACCACGCGCGGCGCGCCGATGCTCCGGCACAGGTGCGCCAAGTCGTCGGTCAGGGCGTGGAAGGTGTAGGAGGCGTCCTTGGGCGCGTCGCTCTCGCCGTGGCCGCGCAGGTCCGGCGCGATGCAGCGGTGCGCGGCCGCGAAGCGTTCGATCTGCGGCGCGAAGAAGGAGCGGTCGCACGAATTGCCGTGGATGAAGAGGAGGGCTGGCTCGCCGAGCCCGATATCCGTATAGGAAAGGCGCAATCCCTTGCGCACGATTTCGTTCATTCGCGCAGGATACGCCATTTCATGCCCGACTGCGAGCGTCTATGCCGCTTTCGTCGGGCCGCTTGCGTCTCGGAACACAAGCAGTTACAAGTCCGCCATCCGCGAGCGGCGGAAAACGCCCGCCGAAAACACCCACGTCGTCCCTCCCGTGCGCCATGTCCAGCGATCGCGTCATCGCCGTCGCGCCGGACTTTGCGAACGGCCTGCCGGGATCGGCCCCCCTTGCCAGGGGCGGTGTCAGGGCTTGATGACCGCGCCCCCCTGGGATAGGACAAACGTGTCCCGTCCCGCTCCAACGAATTTCAGACGCTCCCGCGCGGGCGAAGGATAACGAACGACATGCCGCGATACCCCGTCATTGCCATCGTGGGCCGACCCAACGTGGGCAAGTCCACGCTCTTCAACCGCCTGCTCGGCAAGAACGTCGCCATCACCCACGACCGCTCCGGCGTGACCCGCGACCGCATCTACGGCGAGGGGACCTTCGGTGGCCGCCGCGTGGCGCTCGTGGACACGGGTGGACTGGAGATGGAGTTCGCGGGCGACGACCCGATCTCCGACGGCATCATGGCCCAGGCCCGCGAGGCGGTGTGGGAGGCGGCCGCGATCCTCATGGTCGTGGACGGCCGCGAGGGCGTGATGCCCCTGGACGAGCGCGTGGCCGCCACGCTGCGCAAATCCGGCAAGCCCGTGCTCGTGGCCGTGAACAAGGTGGACGGCCCGGAGTTGGACCAGCACCTGACGGCCGAATTCCATGCCCTGGGCTTTCCCCTTGCGCCGGTCTCGGCGGCCCATGGCCACGGCGTGGCCGACCTCAAGGAGCGGCTGGAGTCCGAGCTTCTGGCGCACGTTGTCGAAGAGGACGAGAACGAGCCGGAAGTGGAGCGCGGGCTTCGCATCGCCTTTCTGGGCAAGCCCAACGCGGGCAAGTCGAGCATCGTCAACGCCATCCTGGGCGAGGCGCGCTGCATCGTCAGCCCCGAGGCCGGGACCACGCGCGACGCGGTGGATGTAACCCTGGAGCGCAAGGGCAAGCGCTACACCTTTGTGGACACGGCCGGGGTGCGCAAGCGCGCCCGCATCGACGACAGCCTGGAGCGCTTTTCCGTGACGCGCGCCCTGACCACGGCCAAGCGGGCCGACGTGGCCGTGCTGGTCATCGATGCCGAGCAGGGCGTCAACGTGCAGGACAAGAAGCTTCTTTCCTTCATCGAGGGCGAGAAGACGCCCTTCATGGTGGTCATCAACAAGGTGGACCTCTTCGAGCGCGAGGAGCGCAAGAAGCTCAAGAAGGCCGTGGAGGAGGAACTGCGCATGGTCGGTCACGCGCCGGTGCTCTTCACCTCCACGGTAACGGGCGAGGGGCTGAGCAAGATCCTCTCCACGGCGGAGAAGATCACGGCCGAGTGCGACATCCGCATCCCCACGGGCGAGTTGAACCGGGCCATGCGCGAGGCCCTGGCGCGCTATCAGGCCCCGGTCATCAAGCGCCGCCGAGCCAAGTTCTACTACCTGACCCAGGTGGAGACCAACCCGCCGACCTTCGTTTTCTTTGTCAACAACCCGGAGCTGGTCAAGGACAGCTACAAGAAGTATCTGGAAAAGACCCTGCGCAAGCTTTTCGGGATCGGCACCGCGCCCATCCGCATCCACTACCGCGCCAGCCGCGACTCGGAGCAGAAGTGGGAATAGCAGCAAGCCGTGAAAAACGAATCCCGGCCTTGACAGGCAGGGGTGCGCAATTTAGGGAAGTGTTCCCGCGGCGCGCCGCGGGCAACGGAGAGGTGGCCGAGCTCGGCTGAAGGCGCACGCCTGCTAAGCGTGTATAGGGGCAAAACCTCTATCGTGGGTTCAAATCCCATCCTCTCCGCCACGCTGACAATGCAAGGGACCCTCGCGGTCCCTTGCTTTTTTTGCGCCGCAGCCGGGCCGTGCAAATTCCAAGGGGCGTGTGCGTGACGTTAAGTCTCGGGCCTTTCCAGGTGGTACCGGCGGGGCGAGCATTGTCACCGCGCGTCATCTCGGATAACTGCCTTGCGCACCAAACGAAAGGACGCCGCGACATGCAGTTTCAGACCACGGAGATCCCCGGACTGCTGCTCATTATGCCCCGCGTTTTTCAAGACGAGCGGGGCTATTTCCTGGAATCCTTCAACGCCGGGGCTTTTGCCAACGCAGGCGTGGCAAGGAGCTTCGTGCAGGACAACCACGCCCATAGCCGTCAGG
It includes:
- a CDS encoding alpha/beta fold hydrolase, producing MNEIVRKGLRLSYTDIGLGEPALLFIHGNSCDRSFFAPQIERFAAAHRCIAPDLRGHGESDAPKDASYTFHALTDDLAHLCRSIGAPRVVAVGHSLGGALAVRLAASRPDMVAGVVALDSTLIPQPGFELWLDPLLARLGRDPEAPFPREFFEPLFAAEDDPARRAEIMARLARTPRHVTTALFALFRDSDYEQAARAVRCPFLYVGAHRHRTDPQALRRLIPQAHFAQTALCGHFQTLEAPEQINAMLERFLARLVI
- the der gene encoding ribosome biogenesis GTPase Der; translated protein: MPRYPVIAIVGRPNVGKSTLFNRLLGKNVAITHDRSGVTRDRIYGEGTFGGRRVALVDTGGLEMEFAGDDPISDGIMAQAREAVWEAAAILMVVDGREGVMPLDERVAATLRKSGKPVLVAVNKVDGPELDQHLTAEFHALGFPLAPVSAAHGHGVADLKERLESELLAHVVEEDENEPEVERGLRIAFLGKPNAGKSSIVNAILGEARCIVSPEAGTTRDAVDVTLERKGKRYTFVDTAGVRKRARIDDSLERFSVTRALTTAKRADVAVLVIDAEQGVNVQDKKLLSFIEGEKTPFMVVINKVDLFEREERKKLKKAVEEELRMVGHAPVLFTSTVTGEGLSKILSTAEKITAECDIRIPTGELNRAMREALARYQAPVIKRRRAKFYYLTQVETNPPTFVFFVNNPELVKDSYKKYLEKTLRKLFGIGTAPIRIHYRASRDSEQKWE